The nucleotide sequence GCGATGACCACCTTCGTCCTCAGCTTCTTCAACGCGGGGCTGATCAACGAATCCGTGGAGAACGTCGTCCTGCCGCTCGCGTTCTTCTACGGCGGGATCATCCAACTCCTCGCCGGCATGTGGGAGTTCCGGCGCGGCAACACCTTCGCCGCCACGGCCTTCGCGTCCTTCGGCGGTTTCTGGCTGGCGTTCGCCGGATACAGCTCGCAGGTCGCGCCGCACCTCGACCCGGCCCACGCCTACCAGGCCACCGGCCTTTTCCTGCTGGCCTGGGCGATCTTCACCGGCTACATGTGCCTCGCCGCGCTGCGCACCAGCGTCGCCGTGCTCGCCGTGTTCGTCACGCTGACCGTCACCTTCGTCCTGCTGACCATCGGCGCCTTCGACCAGTCGACCTCGATCACCAAGGCCGGCGGCTGGGTCGGCCTGGTGACGGCGGTGGTCGCCTGGTACGCGTCGGCGGCCACGGTCACCAACAGCACCTGGAAGCGCGAGCTGCTGCCGACCTGGCCGCTGGCCTGAACCGCGTACCGCCGCCCACCCGCACGGCCCGTCCCTCCGGGGGGCGGGCCGTCGGCGATTCGCCTCCCGGTCCCACCAGGGGCCGGGGCGTAGCCTTCTCGGCGCTGTGACCGAACGAATCGTCAACGGGAGCGCACGATGACGGAGTACCGCACCTTCGGCCGAACCGGCGTCAAGGTCAGCCCGCTGTGCCTGGGCACCATGATGTTCGGCGGCCGGGGAAATCCGGACCACGACGACAGCATTCGCATCATCCACCGCGCACTCGACGCGGGCATCAACTTCGTCGACACCGCCGACGTCTACTCGGCCGGCGAGTCGGAGACCATCCTGGGCAAGGCGCTCGCCGGCGGACGCAGGGACGATGTCGTCCTGGCGACCAAGTTCCACGGCGGCATGGGGGACGACCCCAACCACCAGGGCAACTCCCGCCGTTGGATCGTCCGCGAGGTGGAGAACAGTCTCCGCAGGCTCGGCACCGACTGGATCGACCTCTACCAGGTGCACCGGCCGAGCGAGGACACCGACTTCGACGAGACGCTCGGCGCGCTCTCCGACCTGGTGCACCAGGGCAAGATCCGCTACATCGGCACCTCCACCTACCCGCCGTCGCAGATCGTCGAGGGCCAGTGGATCGCGGAGCGCCGCGGGCACGAGCGCGTGGTCAGCGAGCAGCCGCCGTACTCCGTCCTGGCCCGCGGTATCGAGCGCGAGATGCTGCCGGTGGCGCAGAAGTACGGTCTCGCGGTGATCCCGTGGAGCCCGCTGGCCGGCGGCTGGCTCTCCGGCCGCTACCGCAAGGGCGCCGAGCAGCCCGCGTCGAGCCGCGCCAGCCAGGGCGTACGGTTCGAGATCAACGCCCCGCAGAACGCGGCGAAGCTCGAAGCGGCCGACGCGCTGGCCCGGCTGGCGGAGGAGGCGGGCATCACGCTCGTCCAACTCGCCCTCGCCTTCGTGCTGGAGCACCCGGCGATCACCTCCGCCATCATCGGCCCGCGCACCATGGAGCAGTTGGAGACCCAGCTCGGCGCCGACGACATCAAGCTGAGCCAGGACGTGCTGGACCGGATCGACGAGATCGCCCCGCCCGGCACCAACTTCACCGACAGGGACGCCGGTTACACCCCGCCGTCGCTGAGCGACCCGGCGCTGCGGCGCAGGAGCGCCGTCCGGTAACACGCGCGGTACATGTAATGGGCAGGGAAAGGTGTGGTCCGGAGCGTTGACATGGCGTCACGCCGAGGGCCACGCTCTCCATCGGTACGGATTGGCAACGTTGTCATCCTGGTAATTCTGGGATGCACAACGTTGTATTCCGCTGATCAGTGACGTCTTGACTCGCTGCTCGCCGTGGAGGCAACCGATGACAGAACCCCGAACCGGACGCGAACCGGCGCCCCGGATCCGTAGTCGTACCGACAGCCGCAGACAGGGCCGATTCCGCAGACACCTGGCCGTGGTCGCGGTGCTGGGGCTGGCGCTCGTACCGCTCCAGGCGGTCGGCCAGGCCTCGGCGGCCACCGGACCCGCGCTGGTCGGCGACCCCGCCTCGCTGGTCAATCCGCTCATCGGCACCTCCGGCGCCGTGGACACCTTCCCCGGCCCCGACATGCCGGCCGGGATGATGCAGTGGGGCCCCGACACCACACCGGACCGCCCGTCCGGCGGCGGCTACGAGTACGACGACAGCAAGATCTCCGGCTACAGCCTGACCCATGTGTCGGGCCCCGGCTGCGGGGTCGCCGGCGACCTGCCGATCCTGCCGGTCACCGGGGCGCTTTCGGGCAACCTCGGTAACACCTCCGCCCAGTTCAGCCATGACGACGAGCAGACGTCGATCGGCTACTACGGCGTCAAGGACGCGGCCGGCATCACCACCGAGCTGACCGACACCACCCGGGCGGGGCTCGGCAAGTTCACCTTCCCCGGCAGCACCGACTCCAGCCTGCTGCTGAAGCTGAGCAACGGTGCCACGGAGGTCGACGGCACCCGGGTGAGCGTCGTCAGCAAGCGCGAGGTCTCCGGGTCGATCGACAGCGGTCACTTCTGCGGCGCGGCCAACCGGTACACACTGCACTTCGACATCAAGTTCGACCACCCCTTCACCACCAGCGGTACGTGGGTGGGCAGCACGATCAACCCGGACACCACGTCGCTCCAGCGGGGCGCGGTCAAGCAGACGCCGTCAGCGGCGCCGAAGGGCCCGAAGAAGGAGAAGCACTTCACCGTGCCCTCCGCACCGGCCCCCACCGTGCACGGCAAGAACCCCAAGGGCACCCCGGCCCCGAGCCCGTCCGCCTCGCCGAGCGCGGCTGCCGGCAGCGCCGCCAAGGCGGCCGCTCCGCCCACCACCGGCGCCAACGGGATGTATCTGACGTTCGACACCACGGCCGCCAAGACCGTGACGGCCGCCGTCGGGATCTCGTACACCAGCGACGCCAACGCCACGTCCAACCTGACCAAAGAGGTCAAGGGCTGGAACTTCGACGCGATGCGCCAGGCCAACCACGACGCCTGGAACAAGGTGCTGGCCAAGGTCGGCATCGGCGGCGGCACCACCGACCAGCAGATCCAGTTCTACACCGCGCTCTACCACTCGCTGCTGCACCCGAACGTGTACTCCGACGACAACGGCCAGTACATGGGCATGGACAACCAGGTGCACAAACTGGCACAAGGTCAGAAAGCCCAGTACGCCAACTACTCGGGCTGGGACACCTACCGCTCGCAGACCCAGCTGATGGCCGTGGTCGAACCGCAGCTCACCGGCGACGTGGTGACGTCGATGCTCAACGGCTACGACCAGACCGGCCTGTTGCCCAAGTGGGCGTCGAACAACGGCGAGAGCTACGTGATGGTCGGTGACCCGGCCGCCGCGATCATCGCCGACGCGTACGCCTTCGGGGTCCGCAACTTCGACACGGCGCACGCACTCGACGCGCTCCAGCACGAGGCGACGGCGCCGAACCAGGACCGCCCCGCCGAGCCGGCGCGCGACAGCAAGGGCTACATCCCGCTGGACACCACCAACCCGGGCTGCTGCAACTTCTACGGTCCCGTCTCGACCCAACTGGAGTACGACAGCGCCGACTACGCGCTCGCGTCGTTCGCCAAGTCGCTCGGCAAGAACGCCGTCTACAAGAAGTTCGCCACCCGCGCCCAGGACTGGCAGAACGTCTTCAACCCGGAGTCCGGCTACATGCAGGGCAAGAACGCCGACGGCCAGTTCGCGCCCGGCTTCACCCCCGGCACCTCCAACGGATTCGTCGAGGGCAGCTCGGCCCAGTACACCCCGATGGTGCCGTTCAACATCCAGCAGCTCGCCGCCGCGGGCGGTGGCACCAAGGCGTACTCCGCGTTCCTCGACGGACTGCTCGACAACATCACCGAGCCCACCAGCGTCAACGCCAACCTCAGCAACGAGCCCAGCCTGGAGATCCCCTGGGAGTACGACTACCTGGCGCAGCCCTGGAAGACCCAGGCGGCCGTCCGGCAGGCCCAGCAGAAGCTCTACTTCAACGCCCCCGTCGGCTCGTTCGGCAACGACGACCTGGGCGCGATGAGTTCCTGGTACGTCTGGTCCGAGCTGGGGATGTACCCGCAGACTCCCGGCACCGACACCCTGGCGCTCGGCAGCCCGGCCTTCCCGGTCGCGCAACTGACCGTCGGCGGGCACAAGTTGAAGATCAACGCCCCGCAGGCTGCGCCGGACGCGCCGTACGTGCAGGCGCTGAGCGTCAACCAGAAGGTGCTGAACAAGTCCTGGCTGACCTACGGGCAGATCGCGGACGCGAACAGCCTCAACTGGACCCTCGGCACGTCGCCCAACACCTCCTGGGCGTCCGACCCCGGTTCGGTCCCGCCGTCCGACACCACCGGCAGCCAGGGAATCCTCGCGGCGACCGGGCCCACGGACGGCCTGGTGGTAGCGCCGGGCACGACCGCCCCCGGCACGCTCGACCTGACCAACATCAGCACCAAGCCGGTGACGGTCGACTGGAAGGCCACCGTGCCGTCAGGAGTCAGCCTGGACACCACGTCGGGCTCGCTGACGGTCCCCGCTTCCGGCAGCGTGAAGCAGAAGCTCTCCGTCACGGCGGGCAGCGCCGAAGGCACCTACGCGGTCTCCTTCGCCCTGTCCGAGAACGGCACACCCGCCGGCAGCACCGCACTGCGGGTCGCCGTGGCGAAGCCGGGGGAGCTGTGGCCCTACGAGACGAACGAGGGCGTCTACCCGGACGGCGCGAGCTTCACCGGCGGGTTCGACGACGGCGGCTGGGCCTACTCCCAGAACGCCCTGTCCGCCGCCGGGGTCACCAACGGCTCGAAGATCACCGCCGACGGACTGACGTACACCTGGCCCGACGTGGCCGCGGGGAAGCCCGACAACCTGGAGATGACCGGCCAGACCATCCCGGTCCCGGCCGGCACCACCGGTGCCTCGCTCGGCGTACTCGGCGCGGCCACCAACGCGCCGACCGACGGCAGCGGCGTCTCGGGCAAGCTGACCGTCACCTACACCGACGGCAGCACGGCGCAGGGCACGGTCGCCTTCTCGGACTGGACGCTCAACGCCAACTCCGCCCAGCCGCTGCCCGGTGACACGGCGGCCATCACCACCGCGTACCGGGCCACCGGCAGCGGTGGCAAGGACACGGTGAAGGCGTACGTCTTCGCCACGAAGGTGCCCGTCGACCCGGCGAAGACAGTGGCGTCGATCACGCTGCCGCAGACCGGCTCCGACGGCACACTCCACCTGTTCGCACTCGCCTTCGGCGACTGACCCCCGCCCGACCGGGCGAAACACCCGCGGCCGGACCACCGGAGAACGACCGGTGGCCCGGCCGCGGTGCGCCGTCCGGCCCCTCCGGGCGCGCCCGCGCAGCGCTCCTGGGTGATGATTCGAAGATCGCGGGGTAAGCGAGCGCGGGGGCTTGAGAGACCCGGCACCCAAGACGCCCGGGGACACGTGAGGGAAGAGGCAGTCCGTGGCTCGACGGTTGTACGCACTGGGTCGGTGGGCGGCCCGCCACCGCGGCCGCGTCGTGAGCGCCTGGCTGTTGCTCCTCGTGGTCGTCGCCGGTCTGGGGACCACCCTGAACGGCAAGCTGACCACCGAGTTCTCCGTACCGGGCATCGAGTCCCAGCAGGCGCAGGATCTGCTGAAGGAGAAGTTCCCCGCAGCGGCGGGCGGCACGGCCCGGGTGGTGTTCGTGGCCCGCGGGGACACCAAGCTCAACGCGCCCGCCGAGAAGCAGGCCGTGGCGGCGAGCCTCAAGAAGG is from Streptomyces sp. NBC_00370 and encodes:
- a CDS encoding acetate uptake transporter: MASAESNAAVPAAPQSAAPAASGIADPGALGLAAFAMTTFVLSFFNAGLINESVENVVLPLAFFYGGIIQLLAGMWEFRRGNTFAATAFASFGGFWLAFAGYSSQVAPHLDPAHAYQATGLFLLAWAIFTGYMCLAALRTSVAVLAVFVTLTVTFVLLTIGAFDQSTSITKAGGWVGLVTAVVAWYASAATVTNSTWKRELLPTWPLA
- a CDS encoding aldo/keto reductase, producing the protein MTEYRTFGRTGVKVSPLCLGTMMFGGRGNPDHDDSIRIIHRALDAGINFVDTADVYSAGESETILGKALAGGRRDDVVLATKFHGGMGDDPNHQGNSRRWIVREVENSLRRLGTDWIDLYQVHRPSEDTDFDETLGALSDLVHQGKIRYIGTSTYPPSQIVEGQWIAERRGHERVVSEQPPYSVLARGIEREMLPVAQKYGLAVIPWSPLAGGWLSGRYRKGAEQPASSRASQGVRFEINAPQNAAKLEAADALARLAEEAGITLVQLALAFVLEHPAITSAIIGPRTMEQLETQLGADDIKLSQDVLDRIDEIAPPGTNFTDRDAGYTPPSLSDPALRRRSAVR
- a CDS encoding GH92 family glycosyl hydrolase — translated: MTEPRTGREPAPRIRSRTDSRRQGRFRRHLAVVAVLGLALVPLQAVGQASAATGPALVGDPASLVNPLIGTSGAVDTFPGPDMPAGMMQWGPDTTPDRPSGGGYEYDDSKISGYSLTHVSGPGCGVAGDLPILPVTGALSGNLGNTSAQFSHDDEQTSIGYYGVKDAAGITTELTDTTRAGLGKFTFPGSTDSSLLLKLSNGATEVDGTRVSVVSKREVSGSIDSGHFCGAANRYTLHFDIKFDHPFTTSGTWVGSTINPDTTSLQRGAVKQTPSAAPKGPKKEKHFTVPSAPAPTVHGKNPKGTPAPSPSASPSAAAGSAAKAAAPPTTGANGMYLTFDTTAAKTVTAAVGISYTSDANATSNLTKEVKGWNFDAMRQANHDAWNKVLAKVGIGGGTTDQQIQFYTALYHSLLHPNVYSDDNGQYMGMDNQVHKLAQGQKAQYANYSGWDTYRSQTQLMAVVEPQLTGDVVTSMLNGYDQTGLLPKWASNNGESYVMVGDPAAAIIADAYAFGVRNFDTAHALDALQHEATAPNQDRPAEPARDSKGYIPLDTTNPGCCNFYGPVSTQLEYDSADYALASFAKSLGKNAVYKKFATRAQDWQNVFNPESGYMQGKNADGQFAPGFTPGTSNGFVEGSSAQYTPMVPFNIQQLAAAGGGTKAYSAFLDGLLDNITEPTSVNANLSNEPSLEIPWEYDYLAQPWKTQAAVRQAQQKLYFNAPVGSFGNDDLGAMSSWYVWSELGMYPQTPGTDTLALGSPAFPVAQLTVGGHKLKINAPQAAPDAPYVQALSVNQKVLNKSWLTYGQIADANSLNWTLGTSPNTSWASDPGSVPPSDTTGSQGILAATGPTDGLVVAPGTTAPGTLDLTNISTKPVTVDWKATVPSGVSLDTTSGSLTVPASGSVKQKLSVTAGSAEGTYAVSFALSENGTPAGSTALRVAVAKPGELWPYETNEGVYPDGASFTGGFDDGGWAYSQNALSAAGVTNGSKITADGLTYTWPDVAAGKPDNLEMTGQTIPVPAGTTGASLGVLGAATNAPTDGSGVSGKLTVTYTDGSTAQGTVAFSDWTLNANSAQPLPGDTAAITTAYRATGSGGKDTVKAYVFATKVPVDPAKTVASITLPQTGSDGTLHLFALAFGD